The nucleotide sequence CGACCCGCCATCGTCGACCAGAAAGCCCGCATCGGCGATTGGGAAGCCGACACCATCGTCGGCAAAGGACAGAAAAGCGCATTACTGACCTTGGTCGAACGCGTTACCCGCTACACCATCATCTGCAAATTGGACAGCCTCAAAGCCGAAGACACTGCTCTGGCAGCCATTAGGGTATTAAGGGCACATAAAGCCAGAGTCCACACCATCACCATGGACAACGGTAAAGAATTTTACCAACACACCAAAATAGCCAAAGCATTGAAAGCGGAGACTTATTTTTGCCGCCCCTACCATTCTTGGGAGAAAGGGCTGAATGAGAACACCAACGGACTCATCCGACAATATTTCCCCAAACAAACCGATTTCCGGAACATCAGTGATCGGGAGATACGCAGGGTTCAAGATGAGTTGAACCACCGGCCAAGAAAAACACTTGGCTACGAAACGCCAAGTGTTTTATTCTTGAATCTGTTCCAACCACTAGTACCATAGTGTTGCACTTGAAATCCGAATCCAAGGTCGTCTGAAAATAAAACTTACCTATACAAGCATATTACGATTACAAAAATACGCCTGATAATTTCCACTACCACCTAACCTACAGACCCTATCAAAACTTTCGCATACTCTATTTGACAGGTTAAATCATGCTGTTTTGCCGTTCACTTTTTCTGCAATGATTTCAATTTTCGGTTCATACAACAAATCATAAGTCGGCTTATTAAGCAAATCTTGCAAAGTGAATCCGTCCAAATGTGCAAAGAAAGCCTTAATCGCTCCGCCCAAAATACCGGCAAGACGGCAGGATGGCGTAATCAGGCATTCGTTGTTTTCCCCCATACATTCGACAATCTGCATAGGCTCAAGATGGCGCACGACTGCGCCAACGTTGATTTTGTCGGGAGTATCGGCAAGACGCAGTCCGCCCCCTTTCCCTCTTGTACTGGTTAGAAATCCGCCTTTGACAAGCGCGGTAACGACTTTCATCAGATGACTTTTGGAAATGTTATAGGCTTCGGCAATGGTTCCGATATTGACTAACGAATCGTCGTTTACGGCCGCATAAATCAATACCCGCAGACCATAATCCGTATGTTGCGTCAGATACATGGTTTTCTCTGTTTGAATATATTATTTTTTTAGGACGGCGGCAGTGTATCCTGCGGAGAACTGTCGCCGTTATGTGTTTGACTTTATATATGATTAAGTTTCATAATATCCGAAACATTTAAATTAATCCAGTGCAGTTTGATAATTTATTATCATTATAATCAAATATTATGAAGCCGTTAAAACGCCATCCAGCACTTATCGAACTTTCCCGCGAACACCATCACGCCCTTTCTCTCTGTGTCCGCCTTCTGCGTACGCCTGCTAAAAGCCACCAGACTGAGTTGGAATCCCATTTCCTTGAATTAGAACCGCATTTTGCTGAAGAGGAAACCATGTTTGCTCCATATTGGCAAAATATCCCTGTTGCGATGCGTGAGCGTTTCGAGGCTGAACACGCTAAATTGCGCGGCATGATGGCAAATCCTGAATATCTTAATGAAGCATGGAACAAAGACTTTGCCGTTACCCTGCGCGACCATGCGCGCTTTGAAGAACGCGAACTGTTTCCCGCAGTCGAACCGTTCCTGCCTCCGCCTGAAGGAATCTGACAAGAAGGTCGTCTGAAAATCCTAAAAGACCTTTTCAGACGACCCTTTCCTATCCATTCAAATCTAAAATTAAACCATTCCAAAAAACAAACCAAGGAACTACCATGACCGCCTTTTTCAAACACCCTGTTTGGGCAATGGCATTCCGCCCGTTCTACTCACTGGCGGCACTATACGGCGCACTCTCCATCCTGCTTTGGGGCTTCGGCTATACGGGTACGCCCGAGTTGTCCAATTTTTATTGGCACGCCCATGAGATGATCTGGGGCTATGCCGGACTCGTCGTCATTGCCTTTCTGTTGACTGCCGTTGCCACTTGGACGGGGCAGCCGCCCACGCGCGGCGGCGTTTTGGCAGGATTGACCGCTTTTTGGTTGGCGGCAAGGATTGCCGTTTTCATTCCGGGTTGGGGCGAAACCGCGAGCGGCATACTCGGCACTTTGTTTTTCTGGTACGGCGCGGTTTGCATGGCATTGCCTGTTATCCGGTCTAAAAACAAACGAAACTACGTCGCCGTATTCGCCATCTTCGTTTTAGGCGGAACGCACGCCGCATTCCACTTCCAACTGCATGCCGGAAACGCAGCCGCACTTCTCAGCGGGCTGCAATCCGGTTTGATTATGGTTGCAGGCTTTATCGGTCTGATCGGCATGCGGATCATTTCCTTCTTTACCTCCAAACGCTTGAACGTTCCGCAAATCCCCAGTCCGACATGGGTGGCGCACGCATCCCTTTGGTTGCCTATGTTGACTGCCATGCTGATGGCGCATCAAGCTCTGCCTTGGCTCTCATCTGCTTTTGCCTTCGCAGCGGGCGTGATTTTTACAGTGCAGGTTTACCGCTGGTGGTATAAAGCTGTTTTGAAAGAGCCAATGCTGTGGATTTTATTCGCAGGCTATTTGTTCACAGGCTTGGGACTGATTGCCGTCGGGGCTTCTTACTTTCACGCCTCGTTCCTTAATCTCGGCGTGCACCTTATCGGCGTTGGTGGTATCGGCGTCCTGACCTTGGGTATGATGGCGCGCACCGCGCTCGGGCATACCGGCAACTCTATCTACCCGCCGCCTAAGTCCGTCCCCATTGCCTTTTGGTTGATGATTGCTTCCACGGTTATCCGTATGGTGGCGATTTTCGTCAGTGGTACCGGCTATGTCCACAGCATCCGTACTTCCGCAGTCTTGTTTGCCCTGTCCTTGCTGCTTTACGCATGGAAATACATCCCTTGGCTCATCCGTCCGCGTGCGGATGGCAAACCGGGTTAATCGAATCAAGCATATCAAACGAAAGGTCGTCTGAAACCTGTTTCCAAGTTTTCAGACGTCCTTTCGTTTGATCAATCAGGCTCCCGTGTCGAATACATCTCGACAAACTGTATTCGATAGCAGCATAAAAATAAGCTTGGCCTGACGACCAATGTTGCGTCGCAATATTTATCAGGAAATTTAGCGTGGACTTTATCCGCGCAAAAGCCCCAGTTTACTGCTCGCTCAAAATTCAATTAATAACTAAAAGAGCCACGCAAAAGAAAAAGGAAAGGTCGTCTGAAAACCTGTTTCCAAGTTTTCAGACGACCTTTCTATCGGATGCGACGTTTAACTAACCAATCAGAAAAACAGCTCGCGCCAGCTGATACGTTGCAAACCACAGATACGACCCTCAACTGCCAGAGACTCACCCTTATTTAACAGTAGGCTGCGAGTCGCTTTATTGGAGAAGCATTTGTTGTTTGGTGCACTCGACGTAACAGAAAGCTCTTTATCCGTACCCGTACCTCCTGAATCCCCATCTGCAGTCACGGGGGAATCATCCAATTTGCTCGGATTGAGGAAGGTAAAGCTGATAACCCCATCCCGAGTCAAACCATTGGCGTATTGCATACCGAAGCCGTCCAATTTTCGGATAACATTATCAGGTGTAAAGCGTGCGTTGCGTGCGTTCAATGCACCTCCATTATCAGCATTCACACCAATGAACGAAGTTTTTGCCACAGTTTTTACACTTGTACTGGTTGGCAAACAAACATCGGCACCAGCAGATTTTTCTTCTGTAACAGAATCATAACGACGCACAGTCACAACAGCAGTACGCAAGATCATAGTCGGTTTGACGTTTACCCGTTCACCATCACGCAAATCGATTTTCCAACCTTTTTGGGTTTTGGCAACCTGCTTGTTAGTTAGATAAATATAACCTTCTTTTCCCTTTTCTTCAGGACGAAACTCTTGTTGTTGCAAATCACTTTCGGAAGCAGCGGTTACGGTCTGATTCGGTGTCAAATCTTCATAAATACCGTAAATAGACTGCTTGTCTTTATTGGTCAGATCATTTTGATAAATCTCACTGCCCGTACCGAAAATCACGACATATTCGTTTGCTCTGCGGCGGGAAACGGCGGGCGCGGAGGTAATCGGTTTGCTGGGCGAACCCGTAAAGATTTTAACAGCCTTCCAGTTGTCTGGTTTTTCGCCGCGCAGGTCGAAACGATACATATTGCCGCCACGGTCGCCCGCATAGGCAACATCAATTACACCGTCAAAATCGGTGTCCACAAGGGTCGGCGTGGACAGACCGCCTACACCGCCTTCGACTTCGATTTTTTTCAACAATTCGCCCGGTGCTTTACCTGTACCGCTACCGCGTTTATCGCCCGTACCTACTTCCTTGCCTAACATTTCATATATGTATAATGCAGTTTCGTTTTTCGCATCGGTTTTATCTTCAACACGATAACCGCTGGCAAGAAAACCCGCATAGCGAATGTTTTCTTTTGTATCTACACGCCCGTTATCAGCAGGTCTGTTAACTGAGACGCGTCCGATTTGCGGCGTACCGATGGTATAGCCCAATGTGTTTTTCTCACCTTTAATGGTTTCAAACAATGGAACTGTTTTATTCCATTCGGTATCGGCGACATCCAAACCTGTTTTGGTAGCTTTATCTACATTACCGCCGATATTCAGGGCATACGCACCACGACCACCTTGCCCCATCGCACCGAACATAAATACGCGCTGAGTATCATTTTCCGGAGTCTGACGCAAGGTAAATCCGCCGTTAATCATATATTCATGATTGGTAATAGACGATGTATAGCTGTCTTTGGCAATATTTTTCAAAACCTTTGCCAAAGTAACTGTTTTCACATTATTGCCGTCTGAGACATCCCGCTCCATTGTCGAAGGAATGTAACTGACTTTCAGCTCATACGGATGATTTGCATCTGACGAGGTTTGGAACAAATGCACCATGCCGTCATTCGCAGCCGCAACCATATATTTCTGACGCTCGATAGTATCGCTGCCAACTTTATATTTGGTCTTATTACCGACAGCAGCAACCGAACCGTCCAAAATATCGCCTAAATCGCGCTGATCACCTTCCCGAATACGGTAAACCTGACTGTACGGTGTGTTTTTCGACTTATCTTGTATTAACTTATCATCACCAACACGACCCGTCCAATTCAGCAAATCGCTCCACTCACCCGAATTTTTACCATTAGCTGCATCTGCAATATCAAAATAGGCATTGTTTAAAGTATTATTGGGAATATTATTAATGAAATAAGTACCGGAATCCGTATTAATCAGGGTTTTACGGTTTGCAAACGACGGGTACTGTTTCAACTCTTCACTGCGGCGACCATCCTTCCCTAATCTTTGGAAAATAATCTGGCTGCTCCAAGAGTTCGTTTTCAAACCGATAACTGCCGACATCCCAGGCAGGCTGCTGCTGGTCGTTGCAGGCGCAGTCGCACCTACATCGTCATAACCTACATTTTTCGTGTCAGATTTAATCTGTTCTACAATGTCGTTAAATGC is from Neisseria sicca and encodes:
- the pilC gene encoding PilC family type IV pilus tip adhesin yields the protein MKKERIMKNKSSRCPGSIRPMIYSIASALALMNGAANAATSEFAKVPLYLQNETKIDKQPEVKHNIMLFIDDSGSMAWSSINGKRISVENGNISHASRMTVAKDALSQVLSKHGGEFNWALQTLNNSGRADTTDREGFSIPATEIANRVRKINPDGGTPTTSRYFELVSQIVMPNVKYRCQKSYVVLMSDGDANLSCQRDNQGRTWARPDFGYGYSRYSRYYGKNMDLSNPLYLNAFNYFGSRAHGVCQYQSGGAYDTSWDRDDGLAFFSKKLTEKDFKTEGTDAAGKSWNGDPKDPVDYSKQLVQTFTVGFGQGITDSGKRYLQLAASRPEYYYEADKPENLLKAFNDIVEQIKSDTKNVGYDDVGATAPATTSSSLPGMSAVIGLKTNSWSSQIIFQRLGKDGRRSEELKQYPSFANRKTLINTDSGTYFINNIPNNTLNNAYFDIADAANGKNSGEWSDLLNWTGRVGDDKLIQDKSKNTPYSQVYRIREGDQRDLGDILDGSVAAVGNKTKYKVGSDTIERQKYMVAAANDGMVHLFQTSSDANHPYELKVSYIPSTMERDVSDGNNVKTVTLAKVLKNIAKDSYTSSITNHEYMINGGFTLRQTPENDTQRVFMFGAMGQGGRGAYALNIGGNVDKATKTGLDVADTEWNKTVPLFETIKGEKNTLGYTIGTPQIGRVSVNRPADNGRVDTKENIRYAGFLASGYRVEDKTDAKNETALYIYEMLGKEVGTGDKRGSGTGKAPGELLKKIEVEGGVGGLSTPTLVDTDFDGVIDVAYAGDRGGNMYRFDLRGEKPDNWKAVKIFTGSPSKPITSAPAVSRRRANEYVVIFGTGSEIYQNDLTNKDKQSIYGIYEDLTPNQTVTAASESDLQQQEFRPEEKGKEGYIYLTNKQVAKTQKGWKIDLRDGERVNVKPTMILRTAVVTVRRYDSVTEEKSAGADVCLPTSTSVKTVAKTSFIGVNADNGGALNARNARFTPDNVIRKLDGFGMQYANGLTRDGVISFTFLNPSKLDDSPVTADGDSGGTGTDKELSVTSSAPNNKCFSNKATRSLLLNKGESLAVEGRICGLQRISWRELFF
- a CDS encoding RrF2 family transcriptional regulator codes for the protein MYLTQHTDYGLRVLIYAAVNDDSLVNIGTIAEAYNISKSHLMKVVTALVKGGFLTSTRGKGGGLRLADTPDKINVGAVVRHLEPMQIVECMGENNECLITPSCRLAGILGGAIKAFFAHLDGFTLQDLLNKPTYDLLYEPKIEIIAEKVNGKTA
- a CDS encoding NnrS family protein is translated as MTAFFKHPVWAMAFRPFYSLAALYGALSILLWGFGYTGTPELSNFYWHAHEMIWGYAGLVVIAFLLTAVATWTGQPPTRGGVLAGLTAFWLAARIAVFIPGWGETASGILGTLFFWYGAVCMALPVIRSKNKRNYVAVFAIFVLGGTHAAFHFQLHAGNAAALLSGLQSGLIMVAGFIGLIGMRIISFFTSKRLNVPQIPSPTWVAHASLWLPMLTAMLMAHQALPWLSSAFAFAAGVIFTVQVYRWWYKAVLKEPMLWILFAGYLFTGLGLIAVGASYFHASFLNLGVHLIGVGGIGVLTLGMMARTALGHTGNSIYPPPKSVPIAFWLMIASTVIRMVAIFVSGTGYVHSIRTSAVLFALSLLLYAWKYIPWLIRPRADGKPG
- a CDS encoding IS30 family transposase — translated: MSYTQLTQDERYHIQYLSRHCTVTEIAKQLNRHKSTISREIRRHRTQGQQYSAEKAQKQSRTIKQRKRKPYKLDSQLIQHIDTLIRRKLSPEQVCAYLRKHHGITLHHSTIYRYLRQDKSNGGTLWQHLRICSKPYRKRYGSTWTRGKVPNRVGIENRPAIVDQKARIGDWEADTIVGKGQKSALLTLVERVTRYTIICKLDSLKAEDTALAAIRVLRAHKARVHTITMDNGKEFYQHTKIAKALKAETYFCRPYHSWEKGLNENTNGLIRQYFPKQTDFRNISDREIRRVQDELNHRPRKTLGYETPSVLFLNLFQPLVP
- a CDS encoding hemerythrin domain-containing protein encodes the protein MKPLKRHPALIELSREHHHALSLCVRLLRTPAKSHQTELESHFLELEPHFAEEETMFAPYWQNIPVAMRERFEAEHAKLRGMMANPEYLNEAWNKDFAVTLRDHARFEERELFPAVEPFLPPPEGI